DNA sequence from the Agrobacterium tumefaciens genome:
CGAAGAATTCGATGGCCTTGAATGCTTCTTCGGGATGTTTGGTCTTGGAGAAGATCGCCCAGTTATAATCACCCATGGCCGATGACCGGGGGGCGTCAGGTGTGGGCACCGGCAGCAAGGCGACACCCCAGTCGAACTTGGCGTCCTTCAGCATACGATCGATTTCCCACGGGCCGGAAATGACCATGGCGGCATTGCCGGCGTTGAATGTGGCGGTGGAATCCCACTGGCTGCGCGTCAGCGTGTCCGGTGATGCGAGCTTTTCATCCAGCATCAGTTTCCACGTTTCGAGCGCTTTGACGGCACCCTCGGTATTGATGTTCTTGTAGGTTGCTCCTGCCATCTGCGCCCAGGGCAGGAACTGGAAGGTGCCTTCCTCATTGGCCTTGGCGCTGAAGCTGATGCCATAGACGTTCTTTGAAGGGTCGGTCAGCTTGCGGGCCGCTTCCACCAGCTCGTCCCAGGTCTGCGGCGGTTTTGCCGCATCGAGCCCTGCGGCCTTGAACAGGTCCTTGTTGTAATAAAGCGCGATCGTATTCGTCGCCTTCGGCACGCCGAAATACTTGCCGTCCCACATCACCGATTTCAGCGGTCCGGGAAAATAGTTTTCCGTCTTGATGACATCCGACTTGGCGATCATGTCGGTCACATCAAGAAAGGCGCCGCGGGCGGCGAACATGGCGTGGTTGGGGTTGTCGATGGCGATGATATCGGGCGCATTGCCGGTCGAATAGGCGCGCATCGCTTCGCTCACCACGTCATCGAACTGCAATTGCCGATATTCGATCTTGATGCCGTTATTGAGCTTGTTGAACTCGTTTATGAGGTTCGGTGCCGGCTGGATATCACGATCCAGCGACCACAAGGTCAACGTCACGTCCTCCGCGTGGGCGGCAATCGCTCCGGCGGATACGCCCGCCAGCACAAATGCGCCGGCCATCATGCATTTCGCGATACCCATAATCTCCTCCTCTTGGTTATCGTCGCTGCAATTTCCGGAAACCTTCTCCCAAAGGCGTCCGTTATGTCGGGTCGACGACGAAATCGCCGCCGCGGCATTTTTTCAGATAGTTCAAGCCATGCACCTGGCCCGTCATTTCCAGCGCGTCGCGATAGACGGGGTCATGCCAGCCTTCGATGTCGATGGAGCCGGACCAGCCGGCAAGGCGCAGTTCGGAAATAATGTCGGTCCAGTTGCTGTCGCCGAAGCCCGGCGTGCGCATGAAGACGAATTTCTCCCTGCCGAAAATGCCGTGTTCGCGAATGACGTCCCAGCGGATGGTCGCGTCCTTGCCGTGCACGTGGAAAATCTTGTCCGCCCATTTGCGGATCTGCGGCAGCGGATCGATGAGGTAAACCATCTGGTGGCAGGGTTCCCATTCGATGCCGATATTGTCCTCAGGCGTTTCGTTGAAGATCAGTTCCCATGCGTCGGGATTGTGGGCAATGTTCCAGTCGCCGGTCTGCCAGTTGCCGTCCATGGCGCAGTTTTCGAAGGCGATCTTCACGCCCTTGTCGGCGGCGCGTTTTGCAAGTTCGCTCCAGATTTCCTTGTATCTTGGCAGGCTTTCCGGCAGCGGCCTGCCGCGCAGCCGGCCGGTGAAACCCGCAACGCAG
Encoded proteins:
- a CDS encoding ABC transporter substrate-binding protein, with amino-acid sequence MGIAKCMMAGAFVLAGVSAGAIAAHAEDVTLTLWSLDRDIQPAPNLINEFNKLNNGIKIEYRQLQFDDVVSEAMRAYSTGNAPDIIAIDNPNHAMFAARGAFLDVTDMIAKSDVIKTENYFPGPLKSVMWDGKYFGVPKATNTIALYYNKDLFKAAGLDAAKPPQTWDELVEAARKLTDPSKNVYGISFSAKANEEGTFQFLPWAQMAGATYKNINTEGAVKALETWKLMLDEKLASPDTLTRSQWDSTATFNAGNAAMVISGPWEIDRMLKDAKFDWGVALLPVPTPDAPRSSAMGDYNWAIFSKTKHPEEAFKAIEFFASQDKDMFKNFGQLPARSDVPVPPTGNALKDEALKTFVEQLKYAQPRGPSPEWPKISKAIQDAIQGALSGQMTPKAALDQAAEKIKLVEG
- a CDS encoding sugar phosphate isomerase/epimerase family protein, with amino-acid sequence MSNPAKSIRIGTMVSATKGQAAERIGQIADLGFESFEPFFWQTTNGQDIAELGKRCREAIGERDITISTLGMFGNPLEETEIDLQTLQGWKDCIDNAHHFGATCVAGFTGRLRGRPLPESLPRYKEIWSELAKRAADKGVKIAFENCAMDGNWQTGDWNIAHNPDAWELIFNETPEDNIGIEWEPCHQMVYLIDPLPQIRKWADKIFHVHGKDATIRWDVIREHGIFGREKFVFMRTPGFGDSNWTDIISELRLAGWSGSIDIEGWHDPVYRDALEMTGQVHGLNYLKKCRGGDFVVDPT